Proteins encoded by one window of Tunturibacter psychrotolerans:
- a CDS encoding S53 family peptidase — translation MTQHSFRNRVSSPLTFAALGVMALLAGSAFAAPAGQTANIVGPEDESKPISVTVWLNPHNKAALDTAVDQMYDSSSPNYHRFLTLKQFNEQYAPTDKEVGTVRDYLTAHNLKVTSTEKNNRFVVAQGNVGAAQTAFNTKINKVMVDGVMHHANATPATVTGAASALVATVQGLSDLRYKAMVKRAANPETGVPYAGVSPSSAGADGLFFSGDCLRPAESHVFKTDGSFPEAFYAGNRYGADITNTAPNLPPCGYDANEIQTAYGLKQLYKKGLDGTGQTIVIVDAFGSNTILSDANLFSQLNGLPALTSSNFQIVTPTGPVTCTATNGCIAGDWQLETTLDVEWAHAIAPNANIVLVLTVDNSLTNLDLGDLAAIGNQYGNVISNSFGISEIALKEFDPAELVVENGIAQIAAALGISLNVSTGDDGDQLITNNEDFGINAVSVNANADSPFATAVGGTSTFLDPKNDIKLQTGWGLNVAFLTTPAPNAPLVPPTFLGFQSGSGGGTSVVYAKPKFQKSLKGKFRLLPDISMNADPQTGSEIIVSPDGNPANVTVIVAGGTSLSCPMFSGLWAIANQAAGGGPIGEAAPILYELPDKAIIDVNLTPVDTLLNVSGLIIDPPNAPIFESQTDLAQPLQNTKLFVSALYNSHSSTRWDLFTFGTDSSLFTAPGWDNVTGLGTPNGTTFINQVVKAVQ, via the coding sequence ATGACGCAGCACTCCTTTCGTAATCGTGTGTCTTCTCCCCTAACCTTCGCAGCGCTTGGAGTTATGGCGCTGCTGGCAGGTTCGGCATTCGCTGCCCCAGCCGGCCAGACCGCGAATATAGTCGGGCCGGAAGACGAGTCAAAACCGATCTCAGTGACGGTCTGGCTCAACCCGCATAACAAGGCAGCTTTGGATACGGCTGTCGACCAGATGTATGACTCAAGCTCTCCGAACTACCATCGATTCCTCACGCTGAAGCAGTTCAATGAGCAGTATGCCCCGACGGATAAGGAAGTGGGGACGGTTCGCGACTATCTGACGGCTCACAACCTGAAGGTGACCTCGACGGAGAAGAACAATCGCTTTGTGGTGGCGCAGGGTAACGTCGGGGCCGCGCAGACGGCGTTCAATACCAAGATCAACAAGGTGATGGTGGATGGAGTGATGCACCATGCCAACGCGACTCCAGCCACGGTTACCGGAGCAGCGAGTGCGCTGGTGGCTACGGTGCAGGGGTTGAGCGATCTTCGGTACAAAGCTATGGTCAAGCGTGCTGCCAATCCTGAAACAGGTGTGCCTTACGCGGGGGTTTCTCCTTCTTCTGCCGGCGCCGATGGACTGTTCTTCAGCGGAGATTGTCTCCGTCCAGCGGAATCGCATGTCTTCAAGACCGATGGGAGTTTCCCGGAGGCGTTCTATGCAGGCAATCGCTATGGAGCCGACATCACCAATACCGCGCCCAATCTGCCGCCGTGCGGCTATGACGCGAATGAGATCCAAACTGCGTATGGCCTAAAGCAGCTCTATAAAAAGGGTTTGGATGGTACGGGCCAGACCATCGTCATCGTGGATGCTTTCGGTTCGAACACAATTCTTTCCGATGCCAACTTGTTCTCTCAACTCAATGGATTGCCCGCTCTGACCTCTTCAAATTTCCAGATCGTCACTCCGACCGGCCCGGTGACCTGTACCGCGACCAACGGGTGCATCGCAGGGGACTGGCAGCTTGAAACGACGCTGGATGTGGAATGGGCGCACGCGATCGCTCCCAACGCCAACATCGTCCTGGTGTTGACTGTCGACAACTCATTGACCAATCTTGATCTTGGAGATCTGGCTGCGATCGGGAACCAATATGGCAACGTGATTTCGAACAGCTTCGGGATCTCGGAGATAGCGCTGAAGGAGTTTGATCCAGCGGAACTAGTGGTAGAGAACGGTATTGCGCAGATTGCTGCTGCATTAGGGATCTCGCTCAACGTTTCCACCGGCGACGATGGCGATCAACTTATAACCAATAATGAGGACTTCGGGATCAACGCGGTGTCAGTCAACGCGAATGCCGACTCTCCGTTTGCGACGGCGGTGGGCGGTACCAGTACGTTTCTAGACCCCAAGAACGACATTAAGCTGCAGACGGGTTGGGGCTTGAACGTTGCCTTTTTGACCACTCCAGCTCCTAACGCGCCGCTTGTTCCCCCCACGTTTCTCGGCTTTCAGAGCGGGTCTGGAGGCGGCACAAGCGTTGTTTATGCGAAGCCAAAGTTCCAGAAGAGCCTGAAAGGTAAGTTCCGCCTGTTGCCTGATATCTCCATGAATGCGGACCCACAGACTGGCAGCGAGATCATCGTTTCCCCTGATGGCAATCCTGCAAATGTGACGGTTATAGTGGCCGGCGGGACCAGCCTGTCTTGTCCGATGTTCTCCGGCCTTTGGGCGATTGCGAACCAGGCGGCAGGAGGAGGGCCGATTGGAGAGGCGGCGCCGATCCTCTATGAACTGCCTGACAAGGCGATCATCGACGTCAATCTGACGCCCGTTGATACGCTGCTGAATGTGTCCGGACTTATCATCGATCCGCCGAATGCTCCGATCTTTGAAAGCCAGACTGATTTGGCGCAGCCGCTGCAGAACACGAAGCTGTTTGTCAGCGCGCTATACAACAGCCACAGTTCGACTCGCTGGGATCTGTTCACGTTCGGAACGGACTCGTCGCTGTTCACAGCTCCCGGTTGGGACAACGTGACTGGCCTGGGTACGCCGAATGGTACGACGTTCATCAATCAGGTCGTGAAGGCTGTTCAGTAG
- a CDS encoding thymidine kinase yields the protein MTHPIPGRIEAIVGPMFSGKSEELIRRLKRARIARQRVACYKPDIDLRYHRTSIASHSSQTHEATTVTNVEHLKAALFPQLDDIDVIGIDEAQFFDDAIIPLTVELVHLGKRIILAGLDTTFSAEPFGPIPDLMAIADEVTKLSAVCMVCGAPAIHTQRLGQSQELVLVGAAGLYEARCRTHFEPLLDEHHSEQLELPAIVSI from the coding sequence ATGACCCACCCCATCCCAGGCAGAATCGAAGCCATCGTAGGCCCCATGTTCTCCGGCAAATCCGAGGAACTCATCCGCCGCCTGAAGCGCGCCCGCATCGCCCGCCAACGCGTCGCCTGCTACAAGCCCGACATCGATCTCCGCTATCACCGCACCTCGATCGCCAGCCACAGCTCGCAAACCCACGAAGCCACCACCGTCACCAACGTCGAGCACCTGAAAGCCGCGCTATTCCCACAGTTAGACGACATCGACGTCATCGGCATCGATGAGGCGCAGTTCTTCGACGACGCCATCATCCCACTCACCGTAGAGCTGGTTCATCTGGGCAAACGCATCATCCTAGCCGGCCTCGACACCACCTTCAGCGCCGAACCCTTCGGCCCCATTCCCGACCTTATGGCCATCGCCGACGAGGTCACCAAACTCTCCGCCGTCTGCATGGTCTGCGGTGCCCCCGCCATTCACACCCAGCGCCTCGGCCAAAGCCAGGAGCTCGTCCTCGTAGGCGCTGCCGGCCTCTACGAAGCGCGCTGCCGCACCCACTTCGAACCATTGCTCGACGAACACCACTCCGAGCAGCTCGAACTTCCGGCAATCGTCTCCATCTGA